In Desulfomonile tiedjei DSM 6799, a genomic segment contains:
- a CDS encoding PIN/TRAM domain-containing protein — MPSKLLSVVLLTACIGFGGLLGWTLVGDATGTVAYMGAGALLGIAVIRLLRMWIRLDPFSIIGGAVGVISGALASNLITWGIQRNLERLEIGLLIYVTVTMILCLVGLQLGSTKGRELKKKSETGKEKVRDVIGILDTSVVIDGRIADVCETGFLCGDLIIPQFVLKELQMIADSSEATKRTRGRRGLDILNKMQKLSHVVIIIEATDYPSVKEVDQKLIEMAKETGYAIITNDFNLNKVAEVHSIQVLNINQLANALKPVVLPGETMKVQILKEGKEHGQGVAYLDDGTMVVVDNGRRYMGKTVEVTVTSVLQTTAGRMIFAVMKV, encoded by the coding sequence ATGCCAAGTAAGTTGCTTTCCGTCGTCCTCCTGACAGCGTGCATAGGTTTTGGCGGCTTGTTGGGGTGGACTCTGGTCGGAGACGCGACGGGCACTGTTGCGTATATGGGAGCAGGGGCGCTCCTCGGAATCGCTGTCATTCGTTTACTCCGCATGTGGATCAGACTCGACCCCTTCTCAATCATCGGAGGAGCGGTCGGCGTCATCTCTGGAGCATTGGCCTCCAATCTGATCACTTGGGGCATTCAACGCAATCTGGAACGACTTGAAATCGGCCTGCTGATTTATGTGACAGTCACGATGATCTTGTGTCTCGTGGGATTGCAGCTCGGATCCACGAAGGGAAGAGAGCTGAAGAAGAAATCCGAGACCGGCAAGGAAAAAGTGCGTGACGTCATCGGAATCCTCGATACCTCCGTTGTCATTGACGGTCGCATCGCAGATGTGTGCGAAACCGGTTTCCTCTGCGGCGATCTCATAATTCCTCAGTTCGTTCTCAAAGAGCTCCAGATGATAGCCGATTCTTCAGAAGCCACAAAGAGGACGCGTGGCAGACGGGGACTGGATATTCTCAACAAAATGCAGAAGCTCTCGCATGTGGTCATCATTATTGAAGCAACCGATTATCCGTCTGTCAAAGAAGTCGATCAAAAGTTGATAGAAATGGCCAAGGAGACGGGGTACGCAATTATTACCAACGATTTTAATCTGAACAAAGTCGCGGAAGTGCATTCCATCCAGGTGCTCAATATCAACCAGCTTGCAAATGCTCTGAAACCGGTGGTCCTGCCCGGCGAAACCATGAAAGTGCAGATCCTCAAGGAAGGCAAAGAGCATGGGCAAGGAGTGGCTTATCTGGACGACGGCACTATGGTTGTTGTGGATAACGGCAGGAGATACATGGGGAAGACTGTGGAAGTCACCGTAACCAGCGTGCTCCAGACTACCGCGGGTCGGATGATCTTTGCCGTGATGAAAGTGTAA
- the rsmG gene encoding 16S rRNA (guanine(527)-N(7))-methyltransferase RsmG, translating to MMIHFALLREWGEKINLTALSDPQEIAVLHYLDSLAVFKVLPVTEGMSVLDIGSGAGFPGLVIKIANENIKLTLLDRDAKKIVFLKYAASVLQLREIRFLNISVQTLTENPDRPAYDVIVSRAFSLRSEWMTPLGMILNPRGMLVRMAGPASRKEDLSLPGFELENMWEGHLPFSSHFRRIILYRKIDPS from the coding sequence ATGATGATTCATTTTGCATTGTTACGGGAATGGGGGGAAAAGATCAATTTAACGGCTCTATCAGATCCTCAGGAAATAGCTGTGCTACATTATCTTGATTCGTTGGCCGTTTTCAAAGTCTTGCCGGTCACAGAAGGTATGTCTGTTCTGGATATCGGATCTGGAGCCGGTTTTCCAGGTTTGGTGATCAAAATCGCTAACGAAAATATAAAACTTACACTTCTTGATCGCGATGCCAAGAAGATAGTGTTTCTTAAGTATGCTGCCAGTGTGCTCCAACTGCGCGAGATTAGATTTCTTAATATTTCGGTCCAAACCCTCACGGAAAATCCCGACCGCCCGGCATATGACGTCATAGTGTCACGGGCTTTTTCTCTCCGATCGGAATGGATGACCCCTTTGGGGATGATTTTGAACCCTCGCGGAATGCTGGTTCGCATGGCCGGTCCCGCTTCACGGAAAGAAGATCTCTCCTTGCCCGGATTCGAGCTTGAGAACATGTGGGAAGGTCATTTGCCGTTTTCATCTCATTTCAGAAGGATAATTCTCTATCGTAAAATCGACCCCTCGTAG
- a CDS encoding IS701 family transposase, giving the protein MKRSIPDPFGIDEIHFRACFSAPSFRIFVALVVGWVLTMGKHTISQVILTMRLHESKHFASIYRFLGKGRWETDFVSYFVFRMLVETLIAEGIEILVVIDDTLNKHTGKKICGAGWQHDGSLPKHTKQKGYGVCFVIIGLAIRLPGISDRMFCLPYAARLWWPPKAKFNPKSLPYKTKPELGLDLINLTHSWLQEGERLRIVFDLGYCCDTILKARPKNVHITGRLRKDAALFAVLEPAPFTVMGRPRKRGARLPSLETMFQDPNLGWNEIRVFCYGKQTKLLIHQFTALWYHSAGQQPLSIVLCHDPAGHHANMVFFDTDPQAAPQQIIERYAARFSIEMTNRETKNLLGAAEPQCRKETSVTRAPMFAYWAYCFVVLWFVGQFVTAKNLVADPAPWYCRKKSFTFSDMLAAARRSHFSLRIYSKASRINKFEKLNGPRSTRGLDHARIAKL; this is encoded by the coding sequence TTGAAGAGATCTATACCAGATCCGTTCGGGATTGACGAGATTCATTTCAGAGCGTGTTTCAGCGCACCGAGTTTCCGTATCTTCGTTGCGCTGGTGGTCGGTTGGGTGCTCACTATGGGCAAGCACACTATCAGCCAGGTGATTCTGACCATGAGACTCCATGAATCCAAGCACTTCGCCAGCATCTACCGATTCCTCGGCAAGGGACGATGGGAGACTGACTTTGTCTCCTATTTCGTCTTCAGAATGTTGGTAGAAACGCTGATTGCAGAAGGGATCGAGATCCTTGTGGTGATTGACGACACCTTGAACAAGCACACTGGCAAGAAGATCTGTGGCGCGGGCTGGCAGCATGATGGTTCACTCCCAAAGCATACTAAGCAAAAGGGGTATGGAGTGTGCTTTGTCATCATAGGACTGGCGATTCGCCTTCCCGGCATCAGCGATCGCATGTTTTGTCTGCCATACGCTGCCCGCCTTTGGTGGCCGCCAAAGGCCAAGTTTAATCCCAAGAGCCTGCCCTACAAGACAAAACCCGAACTTGGATTGGATCTTATAAATCTGACTCATTCATGGCTCCAAGAGGGAGAAAGACTGAGAATTGTGTTCGACCTGGGATACTGCTGCGATACCATCCTCAAAGCACGACCCAAGAATGTGCACATTACAGGGAGGCTGAGAAAGGATGCAGCTTTGTTCGCTGTGCTGGAACCTGCTCCATTTACAGTGATGGGCAGACCTCGCAAGAGAGGCGCTCGACTGCCCTCCCTGGAAACGATGTTCCAGGACCCCAATCTGGGGTGGAATGAGATTAGGGTCTTCTGCTATGGAAAACAAACTAAGCTCCTGATACATCAGTTCACGGCGCTATGGTATCATAGCGCAGGGCAACAGCCTCTTTCGATCGTGTTGTGCCATGACCCGGCCGGCCACCATGCCAATATGGTGTTTTTCGATACGGACCCTCAGGCTGCACCACAGCAGATTATCGAGCGCTACGCTGCACGCTTTAGCATTGAGATGACCAATCGAGAGACCAAGAACCTCCTGGGTGCGGCTGAACCTCAGTGTCGGAAAGAGACCTCGGTAACCCGTGCCCCTATGTTTGCTTACTGGGCCTACTGCTTTGTAGTGCTTTGGTTCGTTGGGCAATTCGTCACTGCAAAGAACCTCGTTGCCGACCCGGCTCCCTGGTACTGCCGGAAAAAGTCGTTCACCTTTTCAGACATGCTGGCAGCAGCTCGAAGGAGTCATTTCTCGCTGAGAATTTATTCGAAAGCCAGCCGAATCAATAAGTTCGAAAAACTCAACGGCCCGCGCTCCACGCGCGGACTCGACCATGCAAGAATCGCGAAACTATAG
- a CDS encoding sigma 54-interacting transcriptional regulator, giving the protein MDRVCRQTGSNTHQLLIGVLQNIDAAVWVTDKLSDEILFANVQAEEVLGEQERIKDNGHNRCLGASSGMNGLSNELPHEAVESLVHDLECEIVQTGRSIVAQELEIDWVDGRKALLTIARDSENMNRREEEYAESEAIRTTLRKVIHGIFVVNDSGGLTQVDAAWEQMFGYSAEEALFLRCRDMMHPEYSHIFEEKFKAVLCGDAGSFRMKKLFARKDGSLFWGDLSITRMRSLGGRVGAAVGIIAEMSERTQAQRELRESEANFRAAIDNLGQAVTMLSDTKSIMYVNAAFERMFGYSAEEAKCLTPKDVSSHEDFDASNEKLQSLIRGEIDFYRLEKRYMRKDGSVFWGDVTCTPIRDPDSRVEAAVAVIVDITERKRAEEEARKILTEQELRIAENTKELAWANRELRVEVAERRRAQEALQRFEEQFSAIIRTSTDCVFIKDESLKYVIVNPSMEKLLNLPASEIIKLQDKDLFGQEAADRLHELDTRVLSGESVEMEHTRPINNLPMRFLEIRAPIRDKDGRIAGICGIFRRITERAAHASESSIQDSLSPVMRAVVEEARVAAMTDIIVLITGESGAGKDYLARFIHDNSARANGPFYTLNCAAIPPELAESELFGHEPGAFTGANKRKKGLLELAEGGTLLLNEIGELPTHLQAKLLTFLDNRSFTRVGGEKPVKVNARLLAATNRNLKKEVLKKRFRRDLFYRLNVLSLRVPSLVDRIEDLPALAEQIISELGQKLKLPTRPTVPPEELAKLCGYKWPGNIRELRNVLERALIVSPGPQLQFDFLESEAAVPTSKYWIVHFPPRPSYVDVVAGLKRNLLLEALASSGGSKSEACRLLGISRHMLRRQLDTFKLT; this is encoded by the coding sequence ATGGATAGAGTCTGTCGACAGACTGGGAGTAATACACACCAGCTTTTGATTGGTGTCCTACAGAATATCGATGCCGCAGTATGGGTGACCGATAAGCTTAGTGATGAAATCCTCTTTGCCAATGTGCAGGCCGAAGAAGTGCTTGGCGAGCAGGAAAGAATTAAAGATAACGGCCATAACCGCTGTCTTGGTGCTAGTTCGGGGATGAATGGCTTATCGAATGAACTACCACACGAAGCAGTGGAGTCGCTTGTCCATGATTTGGAATGTGAGATCGTTCAAACGGGTCGTTCAATCGTGGCTCAAGAGCTGGAGATCGACTGGGTGGACGGGAGAAAAGCTCTTTTGACAATCGCTCGTGATAGTGAAAATATGAACCGGAGAGAAGAGGAATATGCAGAAAGTGAAGCCATCCGGACAACTCTTCGCAAAGTCATTCACGGCATATTCGTCGTGAATGACAGTGGAGGCCTCACGCAAGTTGACGCAGCGTGGGAACAGATGTTCGGTTATAGTGCTGAGGAAGCTCTGTTCTTAAGGTGCCGGGACATGATGCATCCTGAGTATTCCCATATCTTCGAAGAGAAATTCAAGGCGGTTCTCTGTGGAGATGCCGGTTCTTTTCGCATGAAAAAGCTATTTGCTCGAAAGGACGGTAGTTTATTCTGGGGTGATCTCAGTATCACCCGCATGCGCAGTCTCGGCGGACGCGTGGGAGCAGCGGTAGGCATTATCGCAGAGATGAGCGAACGGACGCAGGCACAACGAGAACTGCGTGAGAGCGAAGCAAACTTTCGGGCTGCCATAGATAACCTGGGGCAAGCTGTCACCATGCTCAGCGATACCAAGTCCATCATGTACGTAAATGCGGCCTTTGAAAGAATGTTCGGATACTCCGCCGAAGAAGCCAAATGTCTTACTCCCAAGGACGTATCTTCTCACGAGGATTTTGATGCCTCAAACGAGAAGCTGCAATCTCTCATTCGCGGAGAGATTGACTTTTATCGTTTGGAAAAGCGCTACATGAGAAAAGATGGTTCCGTTTTTTGGGGAGATGTGACGTGTACCCCAATACGCGATCCGGATTCCCGAGTTGAGGCTGCGGTTGCAGTGATAGTCGACATAACCGAGCGGAAACGTGCAGAGGAGGAAGCACGGAAAATCCTGACCGAACAGGAGCTACGCATCGCAGAAAATACGAAGGAATTAGCTTGGGCAAACAGGGAACTTCGTGTGGAAGTAGCCGAACGGAGACGAGCCCAAGAAGCATTGCAACGATTTGAAGAGCAGTTCAGTGCAATTATCAGGACCTCCACAGATTGTGTGTTCATAAAGGATGAGAGCCTAAAATACGTGATTGTCAATCCTTCCATGGAAAAACTTCTGAACCTGCCGGCCTCGGAGATTATAAAGCTTCAAGACAAGGATCTTTTCGGTCAAGAAGCTGCCGATCGTCTTCACGAATTGGATACACGTGTGTTATCGGGGGAATCTGTAGAGATGGAGCATACGAGACCAATAAACAACCTCCCTATGAGATTCCTGGAAATTCGCGCTCCAATTAGAGACAAAGACGGCCGGATTGCTGGAATTTGCGGCATTTTCCGCAGAATCACGGAACGGGCTGCTCATGCTTCCGAGTCCTCAATCCAGGACAGCCTTTCACCTGTTATGCGTGCGGTTGTGGAAGAAGCCCGCGTAGCCGCAATGACAGATATCATCGTCTTGATCACCGGTGAGAGTGGAGCAGGCAAAGACTATTTGGCGCGTTTTATCCATGACAATTCCGCCCGCGCAAACGGCCCCTTTTACACCCTTAATTGCGCGGCCATTCCTCCCGAACTCGCGGAATCGGAACTTTTCGGTCATGAACCAGGGGCCTTTACGGGAGCGAATAAAAGAAAGAAAGGTCTCCTGGAGCTTGCAGAAGGAGGGACGCTCCTGCTGAACGAAATCGGAGAGCTGCCCACGCATCTTCAGGCAAAGCTGCTGACCTTTCTTGATAATCGATCGTTTACCAGAGTCGGTGGAGAGAAACCGGTAAAAGTGAACGCAAGATTGCTTGCGGCTACAAACAGGAATTTGAAAAAGGAGGTTTTGAAAAAACGCTTCCGTCGTGACCTGTTCTACAGGTTAAACGTTCTGTCTTTACGGGTGCCGTCACTGGTTGACAGGATAGAAGATTTGCCCGCACTGGCCGAACAGATCATCTCTGAATTGGGGCAAAAACTCAAGCTCCCCACGAGACCCACCGTTCCACCTGAGGAATTGGCAAAGCTCTGCGGGTACAAATGGCCGGGAAATATTCGGGAGCTTCGCAATGTTCTCGAAAGAGCACTCATTGTATCGCCGGGTCCGCAGCTTCAGTTCGATTTCTTGGAATCGGAAGCTGCCGTTCCCACTTCTAAATATTGGATCGTCCATTTTCCTCCCCGTCCATCGTATGTGGATGTAGTCGCCGGGCTGAAACGGAACCTCCTCCTGGAAGCTCTGGCCAGTTCCGGCGGTAGTAAAAGTGAAGCATGTCGCCTGTTGGGCATCTCACGCCATATGTTGAGACGGCAGCTTGATACATTCAAGCTCACTTGA
- the mobA gene encoding molybdenum cofactor guanylyltransferase — protein MSAKKQPIQQGLISGILLAGGESRRMGRVNKALLRVRGRTIIERSAGILLQLFPEVLVITNSPDDFSFLGLPMHGDIYPGRGSLGGLYTGLTLCTGQWGFLAACDMPFLNGAVIEHLTDLRGEADVIIPRLPGGLEPLHAVYAKECLPYIRDLLASGDLKIIDFLKRVRVREVSEEELYPYDPEFRFIMNVNTPKDLEEAQLIAQEIEP, from the coding sequence GTGTCTGCAAAGAAACAGCCCATTCAGCAAGGTTTGATTTCCGGCATTTTGTTGGCCGGGGGAGAGTCTCGCCGCATGGGCCGTGTGAACAAGGCTCTACTGCGGGTGCGCGGTCGTACCATTATTGAACGATCTGCTGGAATACTGCTACAGTTGTTTCCCGAAGTCCTCGTGATTACCAATTCTCCCGACGATTTCTCTTTCCTGGGGCTACCCATGCATGGTGATATTTACCCCGGTCGCGGGTCTCTCGGAGGATTGTACACCGGTTTGACGCTCTGTACCGGACAATGGGGATTTCTCGCCGCGTGCGATATGCCATTTCTCAATGGGGCTGTAATAGAGCATCTGACAGATTTGCGAGGTGAGGCGGACGTAATCATCCCCCGTCTTCCGGGCGGACTTGAGCCGCTACACGCGGTTTATGCAAAAGAGTGCCTCCCGTACATCAGGGACCTACTGGCGTCCGGAGATCTCAAAATTATTGATTTTTTGAAAAGAGTAAGGGTACGAGAAGTCTCAGAAGAAGAACTCTATCCTTACGATCCTGAATTCAGATTCATCATGAATGTGAATACTCCAAAGGATCTGGAAGAAGCACAGTTGATCGCCCAAGAAATTGAGCCGTAA
- a CDS encoding methylenetetrahydrofolate reductase → MSVECKTNSKLEKILRSGQFAVTGECGPPRGADPEVIRKKCQLLKNNADAFNITDNQTSVVRMSSIASAVIMMQEGMEPVMQMVCRDRNRIAMQSDILGGAALGINNMLCLSGDHQKFGDHPSAKNVFDLDSIQLIQTVRGMRDNGKFLGGDEIKGVPKLFIGAAENPFADPFEIRVPRLAKKVAAGVEFIQTQCIFNVKKFGEWMKGVVDRGLHEQVFVLGGVTPFKSFGMARYMANNVPGMDVPDELLKRMKDTPKEKQAEEGITIAVETIQQLREMKGIAGVHIMAIEWEEKVGEIAQKAGLLPRPVV, encoded by the coding sequence ATGAGCGTCGAGTGTAAAACAAACAGCAAACTCGAGAAGATTCTCAGGTCCGGCCAGTTCGCGGTAACCGGCGAATGCGGCCCACCTCGCGGCGCCGATCCGGAAGTCATCCGAAAAAAATGCCAGCTCCTGAAGAATAATGCAGATGCTTTCAATATTACCGATAACCAGACTTCAGTGGTGAGAATGTCCTCAATCGCTTCCGCTGTGATCATGATGCAGGAAGGGATGGAGCCGGTCATGCAGATGGTATGCAGAGACCGGAACCGAATCGCCATGCAGAGTGACATTCTCGGTGGCGCTGCTCTGGGTATCAACAACATGCTCTGCTTGTCCGGAGACCACCAGAAATTCGGAGATCATCCCTCAGCGAAGAACGTGTTCGATCTGGATTCGATTCAACTGATTCAAACAGTCCGCGGCATGAGAGACAACGGGAAATTCCTCGGTGGCGATGAAATCAAGGGTGTTCCCAAATTGTTCATTGGAGCTGCGGAAAACCCCTTTGCGGACCCCTTCGAGATTCGGGTGCCGCGTCTGGCCAAGAAGGTGGCGGCCGGAGTGGAGTTCATCCAGACGCAGTGTATTTTCAATGTGAAGAAATTCGGGGAATGGATGAAAGGCGTCGTAGATCGGGGTCTTCATGAACAGGTGTTCGTCCTCGGTGGCGTCACTCCGTTCAAATCATTCGGCATGGCAAGATACATGGCCAATAACGTGCCTGGAATGGACGTCCCTGATGAACTCCTGAAAAGGATGAAAGATACGCCAAAAGAAAAACAGGCCGAAGAAGGCATCACCATAGCCGTAGAGACCATTCAACAGCTCCGTGAGATGAAAGGCATAGCCGGAGTCCACATCATGGCTATCGAATGGGAAGAAAAGGTCGGAGAAATCGCACAAAAAGCGGGACTTCTCCCTCGACCTGTCGTCTGA
- the cutA gene encoding divalent-cation tolerance protein CutA — translation MNPFIICIVTIDDMEKAALIARVLVEKKLVACVNIVPQIRSIYSWKGQIYDESECLMIMKTRRELFGKLQTAAKELHPYEVPEIIALEIAEGLPAYLSWIDESTRPKF, via the coding sequence ATGAATCCCTTCATAATATGCATAGTTACGATTGACGACATGGAGAAAGCCGCTCTGATAGCGCGTGTCCTGGTTGAAAAAAAATTAGTTGCCTGTGTCAATATTGTTCCTCAAATTCGCTCAATTTATTCTTGGAAAGGACAAATATATGATGAATCTGAATGCCTTATGATTATGAAAACTCGGCGTGAGCTTTTTGGAAAACTCCAGACCGCTGCAAAAGAGCTCCATCCTTACGAAGTGCCTGAAATCATTGCACTTGAAATAGCAGAAGGGCTACCTGCCTACCTGAGCTGGATTGATGAATCAACCCGACCGAAATTCTGA
- a CDS encoding ankyrin repeat domain-containing protein: MSDPKIYRTGIRGALALANRLAKERDKDEAARIAVAEDDLASLERLLAEGTNINASKGKYKTTILMEAAVRGNLEVMKLLLDKGANIDMVDQDGWTALMGATVQGRIEPVRLLLEHGADVNAKNCNGETALVMATGMQHSEIEDVLREHGAEM, encoded by the coding sequence ATGAGTGACCCGAAGATCTATCGAACCGGAATCCGTGGAGCGCTGGCCCTTGCCAACAGACTGGCCAAGGAAAGGGACAAGGATGAGGCGGCGCGAATCGCTGTCGCTGAAGATGACCTTGCATCGCTGGAACGACTCCTCGCCGAAGGAACAAACATCAATGCATCGAAAGGCAAGTACAAGACCACTATTTTAATGGAGGCTGCAGTCCGCGGAAACCTGGAGGTTATGAAGCTGCTTCTTGACAAAGGAGCAAACATCGACATGGTTGATCAAGACGGCTGGACTGCCCTCATGGGTGCCACCGTTCAGGGCCGCATTGAACCGGTAAGACTGCTTCTGGAGCACGGCGCCGACGTGAACGCCAAGAATTGCAACGGCGAGACAGCACTGGTTATGGCCACTGGCATGCAGCACAGTGAAATAGAAGACGTTCTTCGGGAACATGGGGCCGAGATGTAA
- the cobU gene encoding bifunctional adenosylcobinamide kinase/adenosylcobinamide-phosphate guanylyltransferase has protein sequence MARIVLITGGSRSGKSDYALNLAESLPGSRGFIATCQPKDAEMAERVRKHREQRSDRLWDTIEEPVAIAPILAQSRHSVYLVDCLTLWISNLMYQASLQEKDFTEYELISVVGELLDACSLSNATVVFVTNEVGSGIVPENPLGRLYRDLVGRCNQIIATKADEVMLVACGLPLTLKERTSL, from the coding sequence ATGGCGAGGATCGTTCTTATCACAGGCGGTAGTCGAAGCGGAAAAAGTGATTACGCTTTGAATCTGGCCGAATCTCTTCCCGGATCTCGTGGCTTCATTGCGACCTGTCAGCCGAAGGACGCAGAAATGGCTGAGCGGGTCAGAAAGCACAGAGAGCAGAGAAGCGATAGATTATGGGACACTATTGAGGAACCCGTCGCAATCGCTCCAATTCTCGCTCAGTCCAGGCATTCCGTTTATCTTGTCGACTGCTTGACCCTGTGGATTAGCAATCTGATGTACCAAGCTTCATTGCAGGAAAAAGACTTTACCGAATACGAGCTGATCTCGGTAGTGGGAGAATTGCTGGATGCCTGTTCCCTTTCAAATGCAACAGTCGTATTCGTCACCAATGAAGTGGGATCGGGAATTGTCCCCGAAAACCCTCTGGGACGCTTGTACAGGGATCTTGTCGGACGCTGTAATCAGATAATTGCCACAAAGGCCGATGAGGTCATGCTCGTTGCGTGCGGATTACCACTGACTCTTAAGGAAAGGACTTCTTTATGA
- a CDS encoding hydrogenase iron-sulfur subunit: MADFEPTIVAFCCHYCAYGAADLAGSMRLEYPTNIRVIRLPCTGKITPVFLLRAFEKGADGVYVAGCLEGDCHFIQGNLVAKPRVNYTKKLIQEAGLEPERLEMFNMSAAMGPKFAEVAREFTERIRNLGPSPLNKKHKNTVKAA, from the coding sequence ATGGCAGATTTCGAGCCCACTATAGTAGCATTTTGTTGTCATTATTGTGCGTACGGCGCGGCGGATCTCGCCGGCAGCATGAGACTTGAATATCCTACCAATATACGAGTTATCCGACTGCCTTGCACAGGAAAGATTACGCCGGTTTTCCTGCTCCGGGCTTTCGAGAAAGGCGCTGACGGCGTATACGTTGCCGGCTGTCTTGAAGGTGATTGTCACTTCATCCAAGGAAACCTGGTGGCCAAACCTCGCGTGAATTATACGAAGAAATTGATCCAGGAAGCCGGTCTCGAGCCGGAACGCCTGGAGATGTTCAACATGAGCGCCGCCATGGGCCCGAAATTCGCCGAAGTCGCTCGTGAGTTCACGGAACGCATCCGCAATTTGGGTCCCAGTCCACTTAACAAAAAGCATAAGAATACGGTAAAAGCGGCTTAA
- a CDS encoding CarD family transcriptional regulator — MSEFEIGEVVVYPIHGVARITDIRKEKIGNSDQLCYILETEIKTANERPVIKLPVDKVESNRVRKIVDESEVSKVIEILQNRALKTDSQTWNRRHREYQEKMRSGSIFQAAEVYRDLCLLKETKDLSHGERRLFDQARNLLIKELSVAKKTEETEIEKTINKIFSRTRPPAETE; from the coding sequence ATGTCAGAATTTGAAATCGGTGAAGTTGTGGTATATCCGATTCATGGAGTAGCGCGAATAACCGATATAAGAAAAGAAAAAATCGGGAATTCCGATCAACTATGTTACATCTTGGAGACAGAAATTAAGACCGCCAATGAACGACCGGTGATAAAACTGCCTGTAGACAAAGTTGAATCCAATCGAGTGCGCAAAATCGTGGATGAATCCGAAGTCAGTAAGGTAATAGAAATATTGCAGAACAGAGCTTTGAAGACAGATTCCCAGACATGGAATCGTCGTCATCGCGAGTATCAGGAAAAAATGCGTAGCGGCAGCATTTTTCAAGCTGCCGAAGTATACCGGGATTTATGTTTGTTGAAAGAAACAAAAGACTTATCACATGGCGAGCGCAGGCTTTTCGATCAAGCAAGAAATCTCTTGATAAAAGAACTCTCTGTGGCAAAAAAGACCGAAGAGACTGAAATAGAAAAGACCATTAACAAGATATTCAGCCGAACAAGACCGCCAGCCGAGACGGAATAA
- a CDS encoding methylenetetrahydrofolate reductase C-terminal domain-containing protein — protein sequence MVIGERKPFDEIMRMIEGNKKIMVLGCGGCVTVCLTGGHDAVRVLSSQLRIAREKEEKPLEIIEHTIERQCDPEYIEQVESMVPQVEAVVSMACGAGVQFMAEKYMGIPVYPALNTGFVGGSKKEGYYVERCQTCGECKLAYTGGICPIARCSKSLLNGPCGGSTKGKCEIDPDVDCAWQLIIDRLKSLNLMDRYEQIMPSNDWRSNRDGGPRKMIREDFQR from the coding sequence ATGGTCATAGGCGAACGGAAACCCTTCGATGAAATCATGCGTATGATAGAAGGGAACAAGAAAATCATGGTACTGGGATGCGGTGGCTGCGTAACAGTATGCCTTACGGGCGGTCACGATGCAGTACGCGTTCTGTCCAGCCAACTCAGAATAGCACGCGAAAAAGAAGAAAAACCGCTCGAAATTATCGAACATACTATAGAACGACAATGCGATCCCGAGTACATCGAGCAAGTGGAGAGCATGGTTCCTCAAGTGGAAGCAGTTGTCTCCATGGCATGTGGCGCAGGCGTGCAGTTCATGGCGGAAAAATATATGGGAATTCCGGTGTACCCTGCTCTGAATACCGGATTCGTGGGCGGTTCCAAGAAAGAAGGATACTACGTCGAACGCTGCCAGACCTGTGGTGAGTGTAAACTGGCGTACACCGGCGGAATCTGTCCCATAGCCCGTTGCTCGAAAAGCCTTCTGAACGGTCCGTGTGGAGGCTCCACGAAGGGCAAGTGCGAGATCGACCCCGATGTGGATTGCGCCTGGCAACTGATAATCGATCGGCTGAAATCTCTCAATCTCATGGATAGATATGAACAGATCATGCCGTCAAACGACTGGAGATCCAATAGGGACGGAGGTCCCCGCAAGATGATCAGGGAGGACTTTCAACGATGA